In Gossypium hirsutum isolate 1008001.06 chromosome A10, Gossypium_hirsutum_v2.1, whole genome shotgun sequence, the DNA window CAATCAAGAAGCAATTTAGTCAGCAAATCAAGTGACACTAGAGTTGTTGATGCAAATATACGAATATATcataatccatcgaaattccTACCAAAATTATGCTTACTTGCTCTTGATCTATCACCATACTACCAACTGCAATCAAACTATCAAACATACTTTTCACCTTAAACAAGTACTATTTAAAAATAAGAGCACATTTCTTTAAAGAATATAACGAATGACACATATTGGAAATCTTGATACTTGACTTCGCACCAAACCTTCTTTGGATAGTCATCCAAACTTCAAAACTAGTACTAGCCTTTGTGAGATACACCAAAACATCATCTGTGACTGTAGATAATAgccaaaaagctaaaaatttatcCTACTTTTTATGAAGAAGAAACACTGGATTTTCAACTAACTGACCCTCATTAGCAACTACAAATTGTGAAGGAATATTAACTCTGCCTAAAACATATCCCTCAAGATCATACCGTTCAAGAATCAAAAGaatttaatgtttccataaaagaaaattattctCACCAAGTTTTATCGTGCCATGTTTTGAAAAATATTGAATCTACTGCAAAACCATACCACTATTACCTTGTGCATGAACCTACTCCCCTGTGTTAGAGGAATGATAAGGAGTATCAATCCTTGGAACCTCCTCCGTAGCCATAAACCCACAAGTGTAGACCTTCATTACACCAAGAAAATTctagctcttgataccatgttTGAATAGCaacaaatgaagaagaaaaacttGATTTTTGATTCAAAAACACACTAAACAAATGAACACTCATTGGCTATTTAGTGTAGCCATGCTTACATAACAAGAATACCAGAAATAACAATCCAATCTAACAACTAGATAACTACCTTAACCAACTAACTTTAGTTGTTTAATACTCATAACACTAGGGATGTAAGAAATGTTGACCCAGTCCTCTCCTCTCTCCTCTCTGCAATGTTGGGAAAGAATAGTACTTTGATGATGTCCAATTGCTTTAGACTTGTATTCCTGTATTCTAAAGAATGTAGCAGGGCAATGCCCTTAACTTTGGGCAGGATTTAATAATTAGAGAGCAAACTCTTGGCATGATACTAATATGCTCTACTCTTTTGCTTGTTAATGGCATCTAATAATCCCACTTTGAAATCAAAGAAATCAGGATGGTTTAAACTAGGGAAGGCAATAACAACTGATGATAGTGCTAATACCTCTCGTCTTTCTATAAAAGAGTGATTCAAGGAATGAAAATTTCCTCAAGGGAGGCAAAGATTTCAAGTGCAAGCAAGAACCCAAAGAAAAATGGCTTAACCTGGTCAAGCCCATCATCCAGTTAGGGGAAATGGAGCGGCTACCGTAGCACCATGATCTCTAGCTTTTCCAAGCAAGGAGGTGGTTCCAAAGATTCAAGAAGTTCCCTATCATTTGTTCTTGGCCATTATTCCAACATCGATCATTTAGAAATAGTAAAATCTAGTATTAAAGTGTGGAGGCCTTTCTTGTTTTGTAGTTATGCTTTATGAGCTTCATTCACATCACTTACAACTCCAAACCCACATGTCCTGAAAGATGCATTAagtttaaggttaaaatatgcataattattgtactcttcacaaatttgaaatctaatccatgtacttttatttttaggaatttaatttctctacctttcagatttcaaaatttaagtccaatTGTTAGCAccgtttaaattctttttttttaaaaaattattagagtaacattttgaaataaaaattgtGATGAATATATgatgttgaaataaatttataaatcataattataataatttatgaaaagtaaTTGCAACACCCaccataattataattataaccataattaatatattaataaataaaatataatgattataaTTATATCTACAAGTTTAATTagtcttaaattttatttaagaaaaaagagtaaattgattaaatattaaaaacaaatgacaaattgatctaaaatttAAGATTACATTCATAATCTAAGATAATCTAAGGGATGGGTCATAATGGGATTATACACTATATTATGGCATCTTGACACTATTCTGTAATGTGAAATTACAGGATGACTAGAAAATTGACAATCCAAACACCATAAAATCTTATTTCGAAATGTAATATTATATTCAACGAACCAAAAGTTATGTTTATTGTTTTGGGATTATAGTTGTAAAATGGTatgcaaaaaaattaaataatttcatacaaTCTTTATAAGCTTAAAAGCAACCCGTGCCAGTAATAGTAAAATGAGATGATAGTTTTTCTATCTTAACAAATGTTTAAAGGTTTGATTGTTACCTTGAGTATAGagtagttttaaaatttatgattaatgTCTATCCCTCAATGGGTctacaaaactcaaaaaattaattactaagtTCGATCAAGTGAAtactttgaaaagaaaaaaaaatccatattAGTAAACTTtcttagaaataatttttttttgaacgaAGCATgcacaaaatgattaaaaaatattaatttgatcATATTGCCTATACTCGAAAGGAATAATTAGTATTACACTACGAACTATTATAAACTAAAGTATAACCTAGAAAATGAgtcaagaaaaaataattttactccAACGAATGTCATAGCAATAGAGGTCCTTAAAAGCAACGAATATTTCAATTATGATATAGCCACTTCCCTTTTCATATTATAAATACGCACACTTAGTTGGATTATGAATTAAGCATTCCCTCCActgaatttctttatttctttcatatATATAAAGTCACACTATtttatatatggaatcatgacaCGTCCTTTTTTATCAATATGTTTGACTAATTTCGATGTCAGCTTTTGCATGGTGAAATGTCTTTTTAGATATGAAACACAGTAGTTTACTCTAACTAATGTTTTATGAGTAAGTGTTCTTtgaaaatattcatatattatacACTAATctctcctttattttttttaattttaatattattttattattctaagtTTTTATAGTTTCATGATTTTAAAATGGTAAGTAGTTTCATACATTAGCTCTCGAATTTTTATTGATCTATTTTGATACCTTAAAAATCATTATTCTTTTAAGCCCATTCttttacaccatgtttggttggggaGGAATGTTATTCACTGAATGGTAAATCGTTCTTTTGTTTGGTTGAACGTAATATTCATTCAATGGAATGACTATTATTTCTGTTAGaattatgtgacccaaattctaagagattgcttgcaagtcaagttaaacaaaaatatattttctttctagaagatttagtatttattagtataatatatttagcatttattagtatagtttatttgacttactaatttagcctataaataggctcctttacaatcttagaattaagagacacccattagattagaactcataacacattcagagaattttgtgtttacgttttagggttctttgtttttcgggttttcggggtttagtttttatctccatcttttgtactcttcattcttttgccattatagtaaaattatctttgcccgtggttttttatcctcttttgagggggttttccacgttaaatttgtgtgttcgtcttctcaatttcttctactatttttacttgttcgttgcttaatcgggacgatcctaacaagtggtatcagagctagtttaactttcatagatcagcccggtcaaagatggcagcaacaaggtttgaaattgagaagttcgatggtgagacaaatttcaatctgtggcaagttcggatgatggcaattctagttcaaaatggcttgaaaaaggttgttacagggaaaaagcctgagaatctaaatcaaacagaataggaagagcttgatgaaaaggccttgtctgcaatccagttgtgcctcgcgaatacagtattgcaggaggtattgatggagaagacctcattcgccttgtggaaaaggttagaaactctttatgcgactaagtctctggctaaccgtttagtgttgaaacaacgtctatttacatttcgcatgaacgaaggtgagcttcttaaatatcacatcagtcaattcattactcttttaaatgatttaaagaacgttgaggttcatattgatgatgaagatcaagctatgctattattgtgctcttaccctcttcatacaagtctttcagggagaccctgatttatggcagagacaaactctcgttcgaagatgtgaagggtcatttgttgagtagagacaaactcgacaatgagtttgatttgaatagcaaagcagatagacaagcttccgttttggtagcatcaaagaaacgagacaaaaggtgtcgctattgcaaaaagttaggtcacgtcaaagcagattgttataaactgcgaaacaaaagagctgctgagagtaacgaggaagatgtagctggtgctaatttggtcgatgaaggcagtgatgatttcttgttagtgtcaacgagcgataactccaagcttacgtctgagtggatcctagattcaggatgtcctttccacatgtgtcccaatagagaatggttctccacatacagttcagttgaaggtggagttgtgcatatgggaaacgattcatctagtaaaataatcggtattggtactgttaaaattaggatacacgatgggacgattaggacactctcagatgtcaggtatgtacctaatttacgaaagaatctcatctccttgagtattttagacttgaaaggatgcagaatcaacatcgagtcgagcgacattaaagtatctcgtggagctctcgttttgttaaaaggtaaaagaaccggcagtctttatattctggaaggttttacagtgaccggtgaaatcggacgtccctcgtccgttacggagtcaaagtcaactcatttgaagcggaggcaacttggtcataggagggaaaaatgtatgactgtttcgttgaagagaggttctcttttggatgcaggttttgaaaagttagggcactgtattcgtgaaaatcagacccgggttagttttgatttggcagtgcacaagtcgaaggctagaagtcttccagcttctaagcatagattcgacttagttaattccctgcatagttcaagataggcctgtggcgggttttggcaaagatggcattgaaagaattcgtgtcaaggtggaggttgttagaattatgtgacccaaattctaagagattgcttgcaagtcaagttaaacaaaaatatattttctttctagaagatttagtatttattagtataatatatttagcatttattagtatagtttatttgacttactaatttagcctataaataggctcctttacaatcttagaattaagagacacccattagattagaactcataacacattcagagaattttgtgtttacgtttgagggttctttgtttttcgggttttcgaggtttagtttttatctccatcttttgtactcttcattcttttgccattatagtaaaattatctttgcccgtggttttttatcctcttttgaggggtttttccacgttaaatttgtgtgttcatcttctcaatttcttctactatttttacttgttcgttgcttaatcgggacgatcctaacaattTCTTTATTACTTGTCTTCCCGTAATAGCTATTCTTTGGTGATACCAAAGAATGACTATTCCATGAAACAtcgaataacaaaaaaaaaatcatattagtCCTTTAAAACTTAGAcctagaaaatataaaaataaaatatttgaaatgttttaatataatttaaaataaaatattttaacataatttaatataaaaataattatattaaaaatattattaaattatatattatttttattaaattatattaaaatatgattaaattatttattatttttatttaattatttttaataacaattctattaaaatttaataacaataacaataatcatttacttTAGAAAAAATTTCTGCTAAAGGTACTCTGATCATTTCAGTTTTTTTTCCTTATgtaattacaacatcattccattcaaccaaacacaagaatattattacagatctattttatttcattcaaccaaacagttgaattaCTGACTATAACTCTATTacattacaactctattccattacagcgaaccaaacgtagTGTTAATGACCGTGGAAAAAAAAGGGGATAATGTAACTTTTGGCCTCTAAACTTGACAAGTAAGTCCACATTGActtttgaacttgacaattaggtTCACTTTGGTATCTGTacctttttttgtttattttggcaCTTGAACTTAATAACTAGGTTTATTTTGATGCCAGTTTTTTTTTATTGATCAGTGTTTGCAGTTGGATTAATTTGACGATGCGGGTTAGGATGCAATTAATAACACGATTGGTCAAAATGATGTATTTTTTGTTagcaataataaatttaaccctcattGTTTACATCTTTTATTAGTTTgaccattatttttttaaactaaatttggacattaaacttttaaaaagtagtcaaatcactttttttaacgaaaatgttaaaacattaatttttttaactatgtTGGTGTGGCTATTGATGTGGCAATTCATGTGTGCTTCATGTTAACATGATACTATTTATCCTATATGTCacataacaaataatttaataattatataatattcaaaaaaataaaataaaataactcaaaattcaaaaaataagcaTGAAGCACATGCGGATTTAATGTGAGCTATTATGTTTAAAAATTCAACGTTTTAATCAAAATTCCTATTAAAAAATAgcaatttgtttctttttgaaaagTGAACAgttagattcaattctttttaaaagtttgatggccaaatataactaaaaaataaagattaaattgacaaaagatgtattataagtttttgaatttttcatgTTACTGTTActataaattttcatgtttaaatatagacttttttttttttaagataatgGTATAATATTTTATTCCTCATTTATATTATGTATTACTGTTGTATATGATGGCGATAAGATTAATCGTCATTATGATCGGTGATTCCAGCAGCAACGAAGTTTCCAATGAAATCCAATAACATTGACGTCCTTTACTGAAATCCAAAAGTCAAGTCTCCCATGTCCCCAAAATGATAAGAACATATAAAATAACATGGTATTCTCTTTTCTTCGCTAAGAAATAATAGACAGTATGCTTGCTAAAGCTATAATTAGGTAGAGACAGCTGAAACTTAGAACCCTGAGTGTCCTTCATGCATACTCAATCATCCCTAAACCCCCTACCCTTGGCTGTCGTTTTCGTATTTAATAACTCCCCCAACTCATTCGATGCTAGCTGGGAAACAATTGGACCCCTGCATATagggttttttattaaaataaattttttaaaaaattatatactaaAATAGGTTGCCAGTtggtttatttattaaaatgggTTATTTTTTTCATTCGCGCCTATCTGACAGATGAGactctttttttatattaaaatttatttttttttatttttttaataaaatattatttttttattttcggatCAGTATGACTCGTGTATAGATACGAATACAAGTTGCCCATATCTCAGAGCCGCGACTAGTTGAGCCTTTCTCAGAGGCGCAACTAATTGTCTATATCTCAGAGGCGCAAATGGTGGGGCCCACAAGAGAGTCTGTTGCTTAATTTTTCCCTTATATATACCGCGAAAATTgtcagtaaaaataaaaaataaaataaaattacattatataaaaattacattaaaaaatacaaaacactAGAAACATTGATATTTGTGGGtgttaaaatttataacttaatcttaaattcaccaaatactaaactaaacacaacattGATATTCGTGggtgttaaattttttaattaaaattttaaataattttaattaaagcatTTGTcaatatcttaattcatacttagAATCAACAGTGCATTAAATGGAATTCGAAGATTCATATCCTACTTGTTATTGTAGATATAAATATCCATATCTCATATATCTTCACACAGCCAAAACTCCACTCCCAttgttcaaaatattttttaattatgagttttaagaAACACTTTTAATTGATACTATTAATGTATtgttatcaattttttaatttttttaaagttgttgTTAAGTATTGGTATGTTAATACTTGATTTATATTCTTCAATATTTCTAcaaccatttttttataaaaataattttataagtatataaatttatgaaaagatTCTGTTATGATTAAATTTGGACAAATTTACATCCAAgttgatataaaaaatatgaaatgagtCTGCAGTAGCAGCAACAGATGGCACGCGGGAGGCTGTTTGTGCACTGTGCGGACAGTACCATTTGTGCCTACCTGTCAGGCACGATTAGTCGTgcctatctgacaggcgcgaCCCATTCTCGTGTATTTTGACCCGTTGACCGTATTttcacatgtatataaatttaaatatttttaatataaaaaaaagttgcaCTTGTCATATAAGCGCGAATGAAAGAAACGACTCATTTTGATAAATAATCCAACTAATAAACTATTttggtatataattttttttaatttatttcagtaAAAAACCCCTGGATATGTAATCTTATTCAAGCATGAGGCCATCcaaatattttaatctaaaactTTGAATCTTATCAAGACAGAACCAGTTGTGCACTGCTATTTTTTAATCAGGTTTTGATAAATATGTCATTAGTTTATTGCAGCTTGAACTCCAAAGTACATAAGACGAACCCATTGGCAAGCAAAAAGCACGGGTTTTAATACAAGGCCATGTGCAATATTCTTACACACGATCTTAATGGGAATGGAAATCTGGAACTGGTGGGACCCCCTTAAGCAGTTGATGTAAAGTTGAAGTTGGAACATGTTTGACGGAAGAGGAGGGAAGAACTGAACCCAAGCTTGGATGCAGCTAGATCGATCTGCAGAAGGTTGTCCTCTATTTGATGCCCTCCGATCACTATCGACGTTGTGGGTTCCTGTCCTCCATCTACAAACCCTAAACACAATACGTCCTTGTTGACTTGCACCAGTGAGTTTGCTCCAAATATTCTCCACACCACTTTGTTTGGTAGCAAGAGATCGATTTGTGGCACAGCTGGCCCAACGCGAGTGCTGCCAAGGCTTTTAGCATTGTAACATGCACTGAAAGGAGCCACTGCTGGAACCCTGGCATCCTTGGAAGTTTGTTTGATAAAAGCATTAACTACTGCTCTGTAGATTGATGTTTGCATCACAGTGTAGGGAGTGACAGTGCTGATCTTGGTTCCGCCTTGGCCTTCTTTGTTGATGGAAAGCAAAGTTTTGTTGAATGACACTGGTTTATTATTAACGGTGATGCCATTGACTCCAATGAAGTAGTCTGCAGATGGATCACCTTGAAAGGAAGCACTTGAGGTGCTGACGGGATTGAGAATGAGTGGGGTGTAAATGAGAGACTTTGAGACGTCGATATTGGGAAGGAAATTGTAAGGCCCATCGCCAAAGATGACGACACCATTGGAGCCTGAAGATGAACTCAAACAAACTGCAAATTTTCTAGGGAAACTAAAAGCAGCAGCGAATTGGGAAGGCATTGAAATCTTTGTTCTACCTAGACCAGCCATGCCTTTAACACCACTGGCAAGACCGTCCAAGAGAAAAGTGtagaaaattgatcaaaatttggagaaataaaacaaagaatataataaagaatataatgaaaagataaataatttttatggaagaaagaaaacacccttttgattaatttttatttcactcacTCAATAATATTCTTCatcacatacaactctttatataggagttgtaagtgactattcatctatatcactaaatgctaggagttgtgactattcatttacataacttaaatactaTAAGAGTTATGACTATCCATGCATGTGTGTAACTTTTCATCTTCAAGTCTCTTTGCATTATTAACTCTTCATATTCAAGTCTCTTCACAttcgtaacttttcataatttattttgtgcaagattaatttaattatgtgccaacaATGTCTCCCTTAAATTAAACTTGCTTCGAACTCCCAGcctttcaacatttttcttgAAGACTTGTCCACTAAGCGGCTTTGAGAGgatatcagccatctgattttctgtCTTGCAATATTCAACTTGAATATCACCATTATTCACTAGTTCCCTCAAGAAGTGATACCGAATGCGAATGTGTTTTGTCCTTTTATGAAGAACTGGATCTTTTATGACCGAAATAGTAGAACTATTGTCACAAAACAAAATCGTTGACTTGCTCTGCTTCTGCTTAAGACTCTCCAAAATTCCACGTAACCAAATCAATTGACATCCTGCATAAGACGCAGCGATATATTCAGCTTCTGTAGTCGAAAGCGCCACAACTGATTGTTTCTTTGAACTCCATGAAACTGCACCACTACCAAGGTGAAAAACATAACCAGAAGTGCTTCTGCTATCATCAATGCTTCCTGCTAAATCACTATCCGTATAACCAATGAGATCAACTAATGTATTAGCTTTATAGAAAATTCCATAATCAATGGTTCCCTTCACATATCTCAATATTCTCTTGGCAGCCTCCCAGTGATTGGAGTAAGGTTTCTCCATGAATCTACTCACCAAACTAACAGCATACACGATGTCAGGCCTTGTCGAAGTCAGATACATCAACTTCCCAACCAAACTTCTGAATATGGTGGAATTGACAAGCTTTCCTTCACCCTCTTTAGATAACTTCAGACCTGTAATGCATGGAGTAGAGACTGGATTCGCATTTTCCATCATGAACTTTTTTAGAACTTCCTTTGCGTAGCtctcttgtgaaataaaaattccTTTCTTGGATTGATGAACTTCAATACCAAGAAAATGATGAAGTTctcccaaatctgtcatcttaaaTTCTGCCATCATTGAGTGCTGAAATTCTTTCAACATCTTCACATCATTTCCTGTGAAAATAATATCATCAACGTAGAGACTAACAACCATGAATCTTCCTTGATaattgcctttgatgtagagAGTATGCTCATATGGAGATTTTTGGAATCCACACTTTTGAAAATAAGAATCTATTCGGCTGTACCAAGCTCGGGGTGATTGCTTCAACCCGTACAAAGCTTTCTTCAACTTgtaaactttttcttcttctccttttttgacAAACCCTGGTGGTTGATCAACATAGACTTCTTCTTTGAGAACACCATTCAAAAACGCAGATTTTACATCCATTTGGAACATTTTCCAATTGTTTTGGGCAGCA includes these proteins:
- the LOC107958673 gene encoding probable aspartic proteinase GIP2 — encoded protein: MAASSNFLLFSASLFFFIVSPSIQASFRPKALLLPVSKDASTLQYLTQIKQRTPLVPIKLTLDLGGEYLWVDCDQGYVSSSYKPARCNSAQCNLARSKACGSCFDGPKPGCNNNTCSLLPSNSVKNTGTIGEVAQDVVSIQSTNGKNPGKEVTVSKFLFTCGSTFLLDGLASGVKGMAGLGRTKISMPSQFAAAFSFPRKFAVCLSSSSGSNGVVIFGDGPYNFLPNIDVSKSLIYTPLILNPVSTSSASFQGDPSADYFIGVNGITVNNKPVSFNKTLLSINKEGQGGTKISTVTPYTVMQTSIYRAVVNAFIKQTSKDARVPAVAPFSACYNAKSLGSTRVGPAVPQIDLLLPNKVVWRIFGANSLVQVNKDVLCLGFVDGGQEPTTSIVIGGHQIEDNLLQIDLAASKLGFSSSLLFRQTCSNFNFTSTA